The following coding sequences lie in one Phyllopteryx taeniolatus isolate TA_2022b chromosome 4, UOR_Ptae_1.2, whole genome shotgun sequence genomic window:
- the LOC133477292 gene encoding beta-1,3-galactosyltransferase 2-like isoform X1 yields the protein MEDQKRSPRAVERRLLRRLYHCHQKKTCFTYLFLLCVTFVFFSIWSEKYLLHQHYQRLASETSRVNAPPYRVHPKHRVKLDSTNPKTSIVPLSGGTQYHLAYPQNYHFIMDVGDVCDSHAPFLVLMVPVEPANVAARDAIRSTWGKKKLVQGKKVLTLFMQGSVEGADLRQENELHGDLIQSDFKDTYLNLTIKTMVIMEWLATRCPTAAYAMKIDSDMFLNIDKLVLMLQKPGIPQTDYLTGMLMRKQQVCRSESSKWYVPEEMYPDRKYPLYTLGMGYVFSNDLPRKLVAISKSIKPFNIEDAYIGMCMKKLGLAPTSPPDPSQFRTYNTKFSRCTYSKIITSILSSPNELISFWMALKMPGPPC from the exons ATGGAGGACCAGAAAAGAAGTCCACGTGCAGTGGAAAG AAGACTGCTCAGAAGATTGTACCATTGTCATCAGAAAAAGACATGTTTCACTTAcctgttcctgctgtgtgtcACGTTCGTGTTCTTTTCCATTTGGAGCGAGAAATATCTGCTCCATCAGCACTACCAGCGGCTTGCGAGCGAGACCTCCCGGGTCAATGCCCCTCCTTACCGGGTCCATCCGAAGCACCGAGTCAAACTGGATTCCACCAATCCCAAAACCAGCATTGTCCCATTGAGTGGTGGCACTCAGTACCATCTAGCATACCCCCAGAACTACCACTTCATCATGGACGTGGGCGACGTGTGCGATAGCCATGCACCTTTCCTGGTGCTGATGGTTCCGGTGGAGCCCGCCAACGTTGCGGCCCGGGACGCCATCCGCAGCACGTGGGGCAAGAAGAAGCTGGTCCAGGGCAAGAAAGTCCTGACTCTTTTCATGCAGGGCTCGGTCGAAGGGGCCGATCTGCGGCAGGAGAACGAGCTGCACGGCGACCTGATCCAGAGTGACTTCAAGGACACCTACCTCAACTTGACCATCAAGACCATGGTCATCATGGAGTGGCTGGCCACGCGCTGCCCAACGGCCGCCTACGCCATGAAGATCGACTCGGACATGTTTCTCAACATCGACAAactggtgctgatgctgcagaaGCCGGGCATTCCCCAAACCGACTACCTGACGGGGATGCTCATGCGGAAGCAACAGGTCTGCCGCTCAGAGAGCTCCAAGTGGTACGTGCCCGAGGAGATGTACCCAGATCGCAAATATCCCCTGTACACTCTGGGCATGGGCTATGTGTTCTCCAATGACCTGCCGCGCAAGTTGGTGGCGATCTCCAAAAGCATCAAGCCCTTCAACATCGAGGACGCTTACATCGGAATGTGCATGAAGAAGCTGGGACTGGCGCCCACATCACCGCCCGATCCTTCCCAATTCCGAACATACAACACTAAGTTCAGCCGCTGCACGTACTCCAAGATCATCACCTCCATTCTGTCGTCCCCCAATGAGCTGATCAGTTTCTGGATGGCGCTCAAGATGCCTGGACCCCCTTGTTGA
- the LOC133477292 gene encoding beta-1,3-galactosyltransferase 2-like isoform X2 has protein sequence MEDQKRSPRAVERLLRRLYHCHQKKTCFTYLFLLCVTFVFFSIWSEKYLLHQHYQRLASETSRVNAPPYRVHPKHRVKLDSTNPKTSIVPLSGGTQYHLAYPQNYHFIMDVGDVCDSHAPFLVLMVPVEPANVAARDAIRSTWGKKKLVQGKKVLTLFMQGSVEGADLRQENELHGDLIQSDFKDTYLNLTIKTMVIMEWLATRCPTAAYAMKIDSDMFLNIDKLVLMLQKPGIPQTDYLTGMLMRKQQVCRSESSKWYVPEEMYPDRKYPLYTLGMGYVFSNDLPRKLVAISKSIKPFNIEDAYIGMCMKKLGLAPTSPPDPSQFRTYNTKFSRCTYSKIITSILSSPNELISFWMALKMPGPPC, from the exons ATGGAGGACCAGAAAAGAAGTCCACGTGCAGTGGAAAG ACTGCTCAGAAGATTGTACCATTGTCATCAGAAAAAGACATGTTTCACTTAcctgttcctgctgtgtgtcACGTTCGTGTTCTTTTCCATTTGGAGCGAGAAATATCTGCTCCATCAGCACTACCAGCGGCTTGCGAGCGAGACCTCCCGGGTCAATGCCCCTCCTTACCGGGTCCATCCGAAGCACCGAGTCAAACTGGATTCCACCAATCCCAAAACCAGCATTGTCCCATTGAGTGGTGGCACTCAGTACCATCTAGCATACCCCCAGAACTACCACTTCATCATGGACGTGGGCGACGTGTGCGATAGCCATGCACCTTTCCTGGTGCTGATGGTTCCGGTGGAGCCCGCCAACGTTGCGGCCCGGGACGCCATCCGCAGCACGTGGGGCAAGAAGAAGCTGGTCCAGGGCAAGAAAGTCCTGACTCTTTTCATGCAGGGCTCGGTCGAAGGGGCCGATCTGCGGCAGGAGAACGAGCTGCACGGCGACCTGATCCAGAGTGACTTCAAGGACACCTACCTCAACTTGACCATCAAGACCATGGTCATCATGGAGTGGCTGGCCACGCGCTGCCCAACGGCCGCCTACGCCATGAAGATCGACTCGGACATGTTTCTCAACATCGACAAactggtgctgatgctgcagaaGCCGGGCATTCCCCAAACCGACTACCTGACGGGGATGCTCATGCGGAAGCAACAGGTCTGCCGCTCAGAGAGCTCCAAGTGGTACGTGCCCGAGGAGATGTACCCAGATCGCAAATATCCCCTGTACACTCTGGGCATGGGCTATGTGTTCTCCAATGACCTGCCGCGCAAGTTGGTGGCGATCTCCAAAAGCATCAAGCCCTTCAACATCGAGGACGCTTACATCGGAATGTGCATGAAGAAGCTGGGACTGGCGCCCACATCACCGCCCGATCCTTCCCAATTCCGAACATACAACACTAAGTTCAGCCGCTGCACGTACTCCAAGATCATCACCTCCATTCTGTCGTCCCCCAATGAGCTGATCAGTTTCTGGATGGCGCTCAAGATGCCTGGACCCCCTTGTTGA